Proteins from a genomic interval of Verrucomicrobium sp.:
- a CDS encoding ferritin-like domain-containing protein, whose protein sequence is MSTHTNYAMRRNQNVGAGEKIKEKATALYEKMTGQDKVTTLEDLFVEQLQDLYSAETQLIEALPKMAEAANNIELRRGFQVHWEETKGHARRLEQILSRMGKSAKGKTCKAMEGLIKEGGEAISENATPEVKDAALIAAAQRVEHYEIAGYGTVRTYAGLLGDGVAQKMLQQTLDEEGATDKKLTAASEKLNVMIPIS, encoded by the coding sequence ATGAGCACGCACACCAACTATGCCATGCGCCGCAATCAGAACGTTGGCGCAGGCGAAAAGATCAAAGAGAAGGCCACGGCTCTCTACGAGAAAATGACCGGCCAGGATAAGGTCACCACGCTGGAAGATCTCTTTGTGGAGCAGCTGCAGGACCTTTACTCCGCCGAAACGCAGCTGATCGAAGCCCTGCCGAAGATGGCCGAGGCGGCAAACAATATCGAATTGCGCCGCGGCTTCCAAGTCCACTGGGAGGAGACAAAGGGCCACGCCCGCCGCTTGGAACAGATCCTTTCCCGCATGGGGAAGAGCGCCAAGGGCAAGACCTGCAAGGCGATGGAAGGCCTCATCAAGGAAGGCGGCGAGGCGATTTCCGAAAACGCCACCCCCGAGGTGAAGGACGCCGCCCTCATCGCCGCCGCGCAGCGCGTGGAGCATTATGAGATCGCCGGCTACGGAACCGTCCGCACCTACGCGGGCCTTTTGGGCGACGGCGTCGCGCAGAAAATGCTCCAGCAGACCCTCGACGAGGAAGGCGCGACCGACAAAAAGCTGACCGCCGCCTCCGAGAAGCTCAACGTCATGATTCCCATCTCCTAA
- a CDS encoding alpha/beta hydrolase, translated as MNASSSIQPAKPNAAMQAILDAHTAMGPLPIETLTPEQARLIPLPDRAAIAYYGQHFTKKALAPLPLPVGETRHLLIPTAEGRLVARLYTPKGEAPEEGWPLVVYFHGGGWVLANLDTYDASCRALCNGAEAMVLAVHYRQAPEHPWPAAMKDAYAAFEWAAAHAPGLDADPNRIAVAGESAGGNLAAVVSQIARDKEAQLPLHQLLIYPVTDLLHGIESPSAEENAEARPLNRAMLRWFYGHYVPEREDRSHPYISPLYGETAGLPPATVILAQIDPLRSDGEAYAVKMAEADVPVTLKIYEGVTHEFFGMAGLIHEATDAVALASKELRQAFDEASRALADLDVE; from the coding sequence ATGAATGCCTCCTCCTCCATACAGCCCGCCAAGCCGAACGCCGCCATGCAGGCCATCCTGGACGCGCACACGGCGATGGGGCCTCTGCCCATCGAGACGCTCACCCCGGAGCAGGCCCGCCTGATCCCGCTGCCGGACCGCGCCGCGATCGCCTATTACGGCCAGCATTTCACCAAGAAGGCGCTGGCTCCGCTGCCGCTGCCGGTGGGGGAGACGCGCCACCTCCTCATTCCCACGGCGGAGGGCCGCCTCGTGGCCCGCCTTTACACGCCGAAGGGGGAAGCCCCGGAGGAAGGCTGGCCGCTTGTCGTCTACTTCCACGGCGGCGGCTGGGTCCTGGCCAACCTAGACACCTACGACGCCTCCTGCCGCGCGCTCTGCAACGGCGCGGAGGCCATGGTCCTGGCCGTCCACTACCGGCAGGCTCCGGAGCATCCCTGGCCCGCCGCGATGAAGGACGCCTACGCCGCCTTCGAGTGGGCGGCGGCCCATGCCCCGGGCCTCGACGCCGACCCGAACCGGATCGCCGTGGCGGGGGAGAGCGCGGGGGGCAATCTGGCCGCCGTCGTCTCCCAGATCGCGCGGGACAAGGAGGCGCAGCTGCCGCTCCATCAGCTCCTCATCTATCCCGTCACCGACCTGCTCCACGGGATCGAAAGCCCCTCCGCGGAGGAGAACGCGGAGGCCCGCCCCCTCAACCGCGCCATGCTCCGCTGGTTCTACGGCCATTACGTGCCGGAGCGGGAAGACCGCAGCCATCCCTATATCTCCCCCCTTTACGGCGAGACGGCGGGGCTGCCGCCCGCCACCGTCATCCTGGCCCAGATCGACCCCTTGCGAAGCGACGGGGAGGCCTACGCCGTGAAGATGGCCGAGGCCGACGTCCCCGTGACTCTCAAGATTTACGAGGGGGTGACGCACGAGTTCTTCGGCATGGCGGGCCTGATCCATGAGGCGACCGACGCCGTCGCCCTGGCGTCCAAGGAACTGCGCCAGGCCTTCGACGAGGCCTCGCGGGCGCTGGCCGACCTCGACGTCGAATAA
- a CDS encoding 4-alpha-glucanotransferase, which yields MRIDPERKWAGLLVPAFALRRKGDAGIGDTLAVREAVDFCAEMGFAFLQILPIHETIGDHSPYNPVSSAALSPALLALTEEEVPGLIPRERLERAAPAAWLERLRQGRVKYNSVLPLKIHVLLASYRHFLNTQPAESPPAREFARFQKENASWLPAYTLFRLLAWEYEGNANWTEWRPEHQKPATAENWLSQAPERAILQETRDGLAYIQWVAARQWGATRAYAEKRGVLLMGEMSFGVSRASVDAWSRPELFDLEWNMGSPPLGSFDTSADSERWGQNWGFPPFRWENHRSEGFQWLKARLALERRYFHLCRLDHLRGYFRAYMLPWAGGAQHTEFSRLTVEEILARTGGKMPRFVPGSDAEPHTAQMNALQGREILSALQEAAGDMGLVGELMEDMTGYMRQTVEELAMPTLSFIEFDRLPDNSLRPLAARRVLSMAAYGTHDHAPLAAYYKHLAEGARTPGSFAAGDLKNLLSLVGWNPETPAPEALDTPLLEAFHRALLESPCALAALLSSDMLGNLQRFNLPGSYGSGTWAERLEMPLEDYRRHEVYGPRLEALRRLLAASGRAPRKEISRPEPALARAA from the coding sequence ATGAGAATCGATCCGGAGCGGAAATGGGCCGGACTCCTGGTCCCGGCCTTCGCCCTGCGGCGGAAGGGGGATGCGGGCATCGGCGACACCCTGGCTGTGCGGGAGGCGGTCGACTTCTGCGCGGAGATGGGATTTGCCTTCCTGCAGATCCTTCCCATCCATGAGACGATCGGCGACCACAGCCCCTACAACCCCGTCAGCTCCGCCGCCCTCTCCCCGGCCCTCCTGGCCCTGACGGAGGAGGAGGTGCCGGGCCTCATCCCGCGCGAGCGGCTGGAGCGGGCCGCTCCGGCGGCCTGGCTGGAGCGGCTCCGCCAGGGGCGCGTGAAGTACAACTCGGTCCTGCCGCTGAAGATCCACGTCCTGCTGGCCAGCTACCGCCACTTTCTCAACACCCAACCGGCGGAGAGCCCGCCGGCCCGGGAGTTCGCCCGTTTCCAAAAGGAAAACGCCTCCTGGCTGCCCGCCTACACGCTTTTCCGCCTCCTGGCCTGGGAGTATGAGGGCAACGCCAACTGGACCGAATGGCGCCCCGAGCACCAAAAGCCGGCCACGGCGGAGAACTGGCTGAGCCAGGCGCCGGAGCGCGCCATCCTCCAGGAGACGCGGGACGGCCTGGCCTACATCCAATGGGTCGCCGCCCGCCAGTGGGGGGCCACGCGCGCCTACGCGGAGAAGCGGGGCGTCCTCCTCATGGGGGAGATGTCCTTCGGCGTCAGCCGCGCCAGCGTCGACGCGTGGAGCCGCCCGGAACTCTTCGACCTGGAGTGGAACATGGGCTCGCCGCCCCTGGGCTCCTTCGACACCAGCGCCGATTCCGAACGCTGGGGGCAGAACTGGGGCTTTCCGCCCTTCCGCTGGGAGAACCACCGCTCGGAAGGCTTCCAATGGCTCAAGGCGCGCCTGGCGCTGGAGCGGCGCTATTTCCACCTCTGCCGCCTGGACCACCTGCGCGGCTACTTCCGCGCCTACATGCTGCCGTGGGCGGGCGGCGCGCAGCACACGGAATTCTCCCGCCTTACCGTGGAGGAGATCCTGGCCCGCACCGGCGGGAAGATGCCCCGCTTCGTCCCCGGGTCCGACGCGGAACCCCACACGGCGCAGATGAACGCGCTGCAGGGGCGGGAGATCCTCTCCGCCCTCCAGGAGGCGGCGGGGGACATGGGCCTGGTGGGAGAGCTGATGGAGGACATGACCGGCTACATGCGGCAGACCGTCGAGGAACTGGCCATGCCGACGCTCTCCTTCATCGAGTTCGACCGGCTGCCGGACAATTCCCTGCGGCCGCTGGCCGCCCGCCGCGTTTTGAGCATGGCCGCCTACGGCACGCACGACCACGCGCCGCTGGCCGCCTACTACAAGCACCTGGCGGAGGGAGCCCGCACCCCCGGCAGCTTCGCCGCGGGCGATTTGAAAAACCTCCTTTCCCTGGTGGGCTGGAATCCGGAGACGCCCGCGCCGGAGGCGCTCGACACCCCGTTGCTCGAGGCTTTCCACCGCGCCCTGCTGGAATCCCCGTGCGCGCTGGCGGCGCTCCTATCCAGCGACATGCTGGGAAACCTCCAGCGCTTCAACCTGCCCGGCAGCTACGGCTCCGGCACCTGGGCGGAGCGGCTGGAGATGCCGCTGGAGGACTACCGGCGGCACGAGGTCTACGGTCCCCGGCTGGAGGCCCTGCGCCGACTGCTGGCGGCCAGCGGCCGCGCCCCGCGGAAAGAAATTTCGCGGCCGGAGCCGGCCTTGGCCCGCGCCGCCTAA
- a CDS encoding Gfo/Idh/MocA family oxidoreductase — MIQPRSRRKIRYAVVGVGNIAQVAVLPAFAQARENSELATFFHGDPAHRDPLLKKYRLKAAYAYGDFEKGLEEQQVDAVYIALPNHLHCEYAVRAARAGAHVLCEKPLSVTRAEARKIIDAAHRYGVKLMTAYRLHFERANLSAVELVRSGKLGDPRLFSSVFTMQVREGDIRTKRAMGGGTVYDIGVYCINAARSFFQAEPVEAFAFTARRGGDRRFREIDEMTGALLRFPGERLAAFTTSFGAADESCYEVVGTEGKLVVENGYDYTAPPRHALTVGGKTRVKTFARRDQFAPELLYFSRCILEDLEPEPSGMEGLIDVEIVEALYRSAREGRPIPLRLPKKRLRPRGHLRIDRPRIRPPRLVAAPPPSR, encoded by the coding sequence ATGATCCAGCCCCGGTCCCGCAGAAAAATCCGCTACGCCGTCGTCGGCGTGGGAAACATCGCCCAGGTGGCGGTGCTGCCCGCCTTCGCCCAGGCGCGGGAAAACTCCGAGCTGGCCACCTTCTTCCACGGGGATCCGGCCCACCGCGACCCTCTCCTCAAGAAATACCGCCTGAAGGCGGCCTACGCGTACGGGGACTTTGAAAAGGGGCTGGAAGAGCAGCAGGTCGATGCCGTCTACATCGCCCTGCCGAACCATCTCCACTGCGAATACGCCGTGCGGGCGGCCCGAGCGGGCGCCCACGTCCTGTGCGAGAAGCCGCTCTCCGTCACCCGCGCCGAGGCCAGGAAGATCATCGACGCGGCGCACCGCTACGGCGTGAAGCTGATGACGGCCTATCGTCTCCACTTCGAGCGGGCCAACCTCTCCGCCGTCGAGCTGGTCCGCTCCGGAAAACTGGGCGACCCCCGCCTCTTCAGCTCCGTCTTCACCATGCAGGTCCGGGAAGGGGACATCCGCACCAAGCGCGCGATGGGCGGCGGCACCGTCTACGACATCGGCGTCTACTGCATCAACGCCGCCCGCTCCTTTTTCCAGGCGGAGCCGGTCGAGGCCTTCGCCTTTACCGCCCGCCGCGGAGGGGACCGCCGCTTCCGGGAAATCGACGAGATGACCGGCGCCCTCCTGCGCTTCCCCGGAGAGCGGCTGGCCGCCTTCACCACCAGCTTCGGCGCGGCCGACGAGTCGTGCTACGAGGTCGTCGGCACGGAGGGAAAACTCGTCGTCGAGAACGGCTACGATTACACCGCCCCGCCCCGCCACGCCCTGACCGTCGGCGGGAAAACCCGGGTGAAAACCTTCGCCCGCCGCGACCAGTTCGCCCCGGAGCTGCTCTATTTCTCCCGCTGCATCCTGGAGGACCTGGAGCCGGAGCCCTCCGGCATGGAGGGGCTCATCGACGTTGAGATCGTCGAGGCGCTCTACCGCTCCGCGCGGGAAGGGCGGCCCATCCCCCTGCGCCTGCCCAAGAAACGGCTGCGCCCGCGCGGCCATCTGCGCATCGACCGGCCCCGCATCCGCCCGCCGCGCCTGGTCGCCGCGCCGCCTCCTTCCCGATGA
- a CDS encoding hemolysin family protein, giving the protein MNAPVTDPHLVRDIALLFVLVAANAYFVATEFAIVRVRATQLRPLAKKGNWRARIAYRVTQNLDRFISAGQLGVTFTSLGLGWVGEGMAEPLVDAYFPHLGPGHEKLLAFISFLVAFGITAALHIVLGELVPKRIALQRPRTVILWFTPPLVLFYYVFMPFIWVLRTSANLILRILGTTPSRDEHGFTPEELRDVLLTSTHEHPSDVLINQIMIKALRLKETTAAQIMVPRDHVITLRADATFQENLAVVQRSGYSRFPVCAADGVHVVGVVLVAELLWQYQALGTQTILDPLVRPVLTFLPKTKLPTMLELFRKSRSHLAVVVDGEDRLVGLVSFEDVLEELVGDIRDEFDIEKGPFYELSENAVLVDAGIPIRDLANETGWTALPTESAQTVREWAIDRYGRPPAKREQVDVDGLRLIAEDVGGQGLRRLRLLRLEGGQGAAPDEAGMI; this is encoded by the coding sequence ATGAACGCCCCCGTCACCGACCCTCATCTGGTACGGGATATTGCCCTTCTTTTCGTCCTGGTGGCGGCCAACGCCTACTTCGTCGCCACGGAATTCGCCATCGTCCGCGTCCGGGCCACCCAGCTCCGTCCCCTGGCCAAGAAGGGGAATTGGCGCGCCCGCATCGCGTATCGGGTGACCCAAAACTTGGACCGCTTCATCTCCGCCGGGCAGCTGGGGGTCACCTTCACCAGCCTGGGCCTGGGATGGGTCGGGGAGGGGATGGCCGAGCCCCTGGTCGACGCCTATTTCCCCCATCTGGGGCCGGGCCATGAGAAGCTCCTGGCCTTTATCTCCTTCCTGGTGGCCTTCGGCATCACGGCGGCCCTTCACATTGTCCTGGGAGAACTGGTGCCGAAGCGGATCGCCCTGCAGCGGCCCCGGACGGTCATTCTTTGGTTCACCCCGCCGCTGGTCCTTTTCTATTACGTCTTCATGCCGTTCATCTGGGTCCTGCGGACCTCGGCCAACTTGATCCTTCGCATTTTGGGCACGACTCCCTCCCGGGACGAGCACGGCTTCACCCCGGAAGAGCTGCGGGACGTGCTCCTGACCTCCACCCACGAGCACCCCTCCGACGTCCTCATCAACCAGATCATGATCAAGGCGCTCCGGCTCAAGGAGACGACCGCCGCGCAGATCATGGTCCCGCGGGACCACGTGATCACCCTGCGGGCGGACGCCACCTTCCAGGAGAACCTGGCGGTCGTGCAGCGCAGCGGCTACAGCCGCTTCCCCGTCTGCGCGGCGGACGGCGTCCACGTCGTCGGCGTCGTCCTGGTCGCCGAGCTGCTGTGGCAATACCAGGCCCTGGGAACCCAGACGATCCTCGACCCCCTGGTCCGCCCCGTCCTGACCTTCCTGCCCAAGACGAAGCTGCCGACGATGCTCGAGCTCTTCCGCAAGTCCCGCAGCCACCTGGCCGTCGTGGTCGACGGGGAGGACCGCCTGGTCGGCCTGGTCAGCTTCGAGGACGTGTTGGAGGAGCTGGTCGGCGACATTCGCGACGAGTTCGACATCGAGAAAGGCCCCTTCTACGAGCTGAGCGAAAACGCCGTCCTGGTCGATGCCGGCATCCCCATCCGTGACCTGGCCAACGAGACCGGCTGGACCGCCTTGCCGACGGAGAGCGCCCAAACCGTCCGGGAATGGGCCATCGACCGCTACGGACGCCCCCCGGCCAAGCGCGAGCAGGTCGATGTCGACGGCCTGCGCCTCATCGCGGAAGACGTGGGGGGCCAGGGCCTGCGCCGCCTCCGCCTCCTGCGGCTGGAGGGCGGGCAGGGGGCCGCCCCCGACGAGGCGGGAATGATCTAA
- a CDS encoding DUF4337 domain-containing protein — protein sequence MEEIEGLTEQTQEHIHHHAQHGGGPGWVSWVALMTAILSACAAVAALLSGGSANEAMLEQLHASDQWGYYQAKGIKSAIAQTRSDLLVAAGKQPDEALEKKIEQYKEEQAEIKKEGEEHEKESRASFARHETYAKAVTFLQVAISIAAISVLTKRRRYLIVALVFGAGGAAFLLYGFLHAF from the coding sequence ATGGAAGAGATCGAAGGCCTGACCGAGCAGACGCAAGAGCATATCCACCACCACGCCCAGCACGGCGGGGGACCGGGATGGGTTTCCTGGGTCGCCTTGATGACGGCCATTCTTTCAGCCTGCGCCGCAGTCGCCGCCCTGCTCTCCGGCGGCAGCGCCAACGAGGCGATGCTGGAACAGCTCCATGCCTCCGACCAATGGGGCTACTACCAGGCCAAGGGGATCAAGTCGGCCATCGCCCAAACCCGCAGCGACCTCCTAGTCGCCGCCGGAAAGCAGCCGGACGAGGCTCTGGAAAAGAAAATCGAGCAGTACAAGGAAGAGCAGGCGGAAATCAAAAAGGAGGGGGAGGAACATGAAAAAGAGTCCCGCGCCTCCTTCGCCCGGCATGAAACGTACGCCAAAGCGGTCACCTTCCTCCAGGTGGCCATCTCTATCGCGGCGATTTCCGTCCTGACCAAAAGGCGGCGCTATCTTATTGTGGCCCTGGTATTTGGAGCGGGGGGCGCCGCCTTCCTGCTTTACGGCTTCCTCCACGCCTTCTAG